One window of the Bradyrhizobium sp. NP1 genome contains the following:
- a CDS encoding dicarboxylate/amino acid:cation symporter has translation MSEATTTRARKPFYAMLYVQVLAAIAVAIALGHFWPSIAVEMKPLGDGFIKLIKMVIALVIFCTVVSGIAGMSDMKKVSRVGGKALVYFEAVSTLALLIGFAAAHLATPGAGFNVDPATLDVKAVAQYAGKAKEQTIAEFLLNIIPNTVVDAFARGDILPVVLVSILFGFVLSHLGERARPVRDLIDAGATLVFGTINVVMRLAPIGAFGAMAFTVGRYGVASLGPLIKLVLLFYVTSAVFVFAVLGPIARWSGFSIWKFLVYIKEEILIVLGTSSSDPVLPSLMQKLERLGCSKPVVGLVVPTGYVFNTDGSSIYMTLAALFVAQATNVDLSIPQQIAIFAVAMLTSKGASGVTGASFIALVGTLSVVPTIPVAGMALILGIDRFMSEARALVNVIGNGVATIVISRSEGELDVARLQAVLDGRIADAEAVELPATVRTTEPASLPVQP, from the coding sequence ATGTCTGAGGCGACGACGACGCGTGCCCGGAAGCCTTTTTATGCGATGCTCTATGTGCAGGTGCTGGCCGCGATCGCGGTGGCGATTGCGCTCGGCCATTTCTGGCCTTCGATTGCCGTCGAGATGAAGCCGCTCGGCGACGGCTTCATCAAGCTGATCAAGATGGTGATCGCACTCGTCATCTTCTGCACCGTCGTCTCGGGCATCGCAGGCATGTCCGACATGAAGAAGGTGAGCCGTGTCGGCGGCAAGGCGCTGGTCTATTTCGAGGCGGTCTCCACCCTTGCGCTGCTGATCGGCTTTGCCGCCGCGCATCTCGCAACGCCAGGCGCGGGCTTCAACGTCGACCCGGCTACCCTCGACGTCAAGGCGGTCGCGCAATATGCGGGGAAGGCCAAGGAACAGACGATTGCCGAGTTTCTGCTCAACATCATTCCCAACACGGTGGTGGACGCCTTCGCCAGAGGCGACATCCTGCCCGTCGTGCTGGTCTCGATCCTGTTCGGCTTCGTGCTGTCGCATCTGGGCGAACGCGCAAGGCCGGTCCGCGACCTGATCGACGCCGGCGCGACGCTGGTGTTCGGCACGATCAACGTGGTGATGCGGCTCGCGCCGATCGGGGCATTCGGCGCCATGGCGTTCACGGTGGGGCGCTACGGCGTTGCGTCGCTCGGGCCGCTGATCAAGCTGGTGCTGCTGTTTTACGTGACCTCGGCGGTGTTCGTGTTCGCCGTGCTCGGCCCGATCGCGCGCTGGTCCGGTTTCAGCATCTGGAAGTTCCTGGTCTACATCAAGGAGGAAATCCTGATCGTGCTTGGCACGTCATCCTCCGATCCGGTGCTGCCCAGCCTGATGCAGAAGCTCGAGCGTCTCGGCTGCTCCAAGCCGGTGGTCGGCCTCGTGGTGCCGACCGGCTATGTCTTCAACACCGACGGCTCGTCGATCTACATGACGCTTGCCGCCCTGTTCGTGGCGCAGGCGACCAATGTGGACCTCTCGATCCCGCAGCAGATCGCGATCTTTGCCGTCGCCATGCTGACGTCGAAGGGGGCGAGCGGCGTGACCGGGGCGTCCTTCATCGCGCTGGTCGGCACGCTCTCGGTGGTGCCGACGATTCCCGTCGCCGGCATGGCGCTGATCCTCGGGATCGACCGCTTCATGAGCGAGGCGAGGGCGCTCGTCAACGTGATTGGAAATGGTGTCGCGACCATCGTGATCTCGCGGAGCGAGGGCGAGCTCGATGTCGCTCGCCTCCAAGCCGTGCTTGATGGTAGGATCGCTGATGCTGAGGCGGTCGAATTGCCCGCGACCGTACGCACCACCGAGCCTGCGTCGCTGCCCGTGCAGCCCTGA
- a CDS encoding maleylacetate reductase: MDPFVYRSQAVRVVFGDGTLDRLGEEVDLLSIRRALVLTTAGHEAQGRALADRLKDRFAGVFPGAVMHTPLAVTEQALRFASEVKADGVIALGGGSTIGLGKAIGVRTGLPQIAIPTTYAGSEMTPILGETADGVKTTRSDPAIAPKTVIYDVALTLSLPPRLVAVSGLNAMAHAVEALYARDRNPVISLMAEEAIRAMATALPAVVSGPSDREARANALYGAWLCGLCLGSVGVALHHKLCHVLGGAFNLPHAETHAIVLPHALRYNAGAVPDAINRMTRIFAGRDPADSLYDLGRQMQIPASLREIGMPQDGIARAVDLTFANPYWNPRPLERGAIEALIAHAWAGEPPGN; this comes from the coding sequence ATGGACCCGTTCGTCTACCGCTCGCAAGCCGTCCGTGTCGTGTTCGGCGACGGAACGCTGGACAGGCTCGGCGAGGAAGTCGACCTGCTGTCGATCCGCCGCGCGCTGGTTCTGACCACGGCCGGCCATGAAGCGCAGGGCCGCGCGCTCGCCGATCGTCTCAAGGATCGCTTCGCGGGTGTGTTTCCCGGCGCGGTGATGCACACGCCCCTCGCCGTGACCGAGCAGGCGCTGCGCTTCGCCAGCGAAGTGAAGGCCGATGGCGTGATCGCGCTCGGCGGCGGCTCCACGATCGGGCTCGGCAAGGCGATCGGCGTGCGCACCGGGCTGCCGCAGATCGCGATCCCCACCACCTATGCCGGCTCGGAGATGACCCCGATCCTCGGCGAGACGGCGGACGGCGTGAAGACGACGCGCTCCGACCCCGCGATCGCCCCGAAGACGGTGATCTATGACGTCGCGCTGACGTTGTCGTTGCCGCCGCGGCTGGTCGCCGTGTCCGGCTTGAACGCGATGGCGCATGCGGTCGAGGCGCTCTACGCGCGCGACCGCAACCCCGTGATATCGCTGATGGCGGAAGAGGCGATCCGCGCCATGGCGACCGCCTTGCCGGCGGTCGTCTCCGGACCTTCGGACCGCGAGGCGCGTGCCAACGCGCTTTATGGTGCTTGGCTGTGCGGCCTCTGTCTCGGCTCGGTCGGCGTCGCCCTGCACCACAAGCTGTGTCACGTGCTCGGCGGCGCCTTCAACCTGCCGCATGCGGAGACGCATGCGATCGTGCTGCCGCATGCGCTGCGCTACAACGCGGGCGCCGTGCCCGATGCGATCAACAGGATGACGCGGATTTTTGCCGGCCGCGATCCGGCCGACAGCCTCTACGACCTCGGCCGGCAAATGCAGATCCCGGCGAGCCTGCGCGAGATCGGAATGCCGCAGGATGGAATAGCCCGCGCAGTCGACCTGACCTTCGCCAACCCATACTGGAATCCGCGGCCGCTCGAGCGCGGCGCAATCGAAGCGCTGATCGCGCACGCGTGGGCGGGCGAGCCGCCCGGCAACTAG